A window of Chitinophagales bacterium contains these coding sequences:
- a CDS encoding HlyC/CorC family transporter: MEIFILAGLILLNGLFTMSEIALVSVRKGRLESQADKGDLKAKKALELAENPELFLSAAQIGITLIAILTGVYSGEKFSGDLEPYVAQVEVLAPYAETIATTLIVILVTFLSIVFGELIPKRIGLLRAEMISRMVAGPVTFFAKLTYPIVWLLNSVSNIFFRLFNIKRLKEDAVTEEEIKTMITEGTEAGTIDEAEQEIIERVFHLGDRNITSLMTHRSDIIWFELNDSEEKIKEKILGEPHSLYPICDGDIDNLKGVVTLKDLYITEDSVQFSKIMQPALFIPENNSAYQVLEKFKTSTQHACFIVDEYGTLQGMITLNDILEAIVGELPQPDIMDYEVVERSDGSYLVDAQIPFYEFLDKFEKTEWMNEGEHEFDTLAGFILHELEHIPQTGETFEWKGFTFEIIDMDGHRIDKVMVKISSGIREEME; encoded by the coding sequence ATGGAAATATTTATTCTGGCGGGTCTGATCTTGTTGAACGGGTTATTTACCATGTCGGAAATTGCACTGGTCTCGGTGAGAAAAGGCCGTCTGGAAAGCCAGGCGGATAAGGGAGACCTGAAGGCCAAAAAAGCCCTTGAACTGGCTGAAAACCCCGAATTGTTTCTGTCGGCTGCCCAAATCGGAATTACCCTGATCGCGATCCTGACCGGGGTTTACTCCGGAGAAAAATTCAGTGGCGATCTGGAACCTTATGTGGCACAGGTGGAGGTTTTGGCTCCCTATGCGGAAACGATCGCTACTACCCTGATCGTCATACTTGTTACCTTTCTTTCTATCGTATTTGGAGAATTGATCCCCAAGCGGATCGGGCTTTTAAGAGCCGAAATGATCTCGCGTATGGTAGCGGGGCCCGTCACCTTTTTTGCCAAACTCACCTACCCCATTGTCTGGCTGCTTAATTCAGTCAGTAATATTTTTTTCCGCCTATTTAATATCAAACGGCTCAAGGAAGATGCGGTGACGGAAGAAGAGATCAAGACCATGATCACCGAAGGAACGGAAGCTGGTACCATTGATGAGGCCGAACAGGAGATCATTGAACGGGTGTTTCACCTGGGTGACCGGAATATCACCTCTCTGATGACCCATCGCAGTGATATCATCTGGTTTGAACTCAATGACTCCGAAGAAAAGATAAAAGAAAAGATCCTGGGTGAACCCCACTCGCTTTACCCGATCTGTGATGGGGATATTGATAACCTGAAAGGGGTGGTTACGTTGAAGGACCTTTATATCACCGAGGACTCCGTTCAGTTCAGCAAGATCATGCAACCCGCCTTGTTCATCCCGGAGAATAATTCGGCCTATCAGGTATTGGAAAAATTTAAGACCAGTACCCAGCATGCCTGTTTCATTGTGGATGAATACGGCACCTTACAGGGTATGATCACCCTCAATGATATACTGGAAGCTATTGTGGGAGAATTACCCCAACCCGATATCATGGATTATGAGGTCGTCGAGAGATCTGATGGCTCCTACCTGGTGGATGCACAGATTCCTTTTTATGAATTCCTGGATAAATTTGAAAAAACAGAATGGATGAACGAAGGGGAGCATGAGTTTGACACTCTGGCCGGATTCATCCTGCATGAATTGGAACATATACCTCAAACCGGAGAGACCTTTGAATGGAAGGGATTTACTTTTGAGATCATTGATATGGATGGTCACCGCATTGATAAAGTGATGGTGAAGATCAGTAGTGGAATTCGCGAGGAAATGGAGTGA
- a CDS encoding HupE/UreJ family protein yields MYFDMGKDHIADWKGYDHILFVLALCLRYTVADWKKVLVLVTAFTIGHSITLALSTLNYVDIPSDWIEFLIPVTILITALSNLSVKKFDFKSRFPLIYFFALFFGLIHGLGFSNYLKSILGKNDNLVADLLAFNLGLELGQLMIVALAMLISWIFLLLLRVERRTYLLFVSGAIFGIAMIMTLERIPW; encoded by the coding sequence ATCTATTTCGACATGGGGAAGGACCATATTGCCGATTGGAAGGGATATGACCATATCTTGTTTGTTTTGGCTCTTTGCTTGCGGTACACGGTGGCCGACTGGAAAAAGGTGCTGGTTTTGGTAACGGCCTTTACTATCGGGCATTCGATCACCCTGGCCCTGAGTACGTTGAATTATGTGGATATTCCTTCCGATTGGATCGAATTCCTGATTCCGGTAACCATTTTGATCACCGCCTTGAGCAATTTGAGTGTCAAAAAGTTTGATTTCAAGAGCCGCTTCCCTTTGATCTATTTTTTTGCCTTATTCTTTGGATTGATTCATGGACTTGGTTTTTCCAACTACCTAAAGAGTATCTTAGGAAAAAATGACAACCTGGTGGCTGATCTGCTGGCCTTTAACCTGGGGCTTGAACTGGGTCAGCTGATGATCGTGGCCCTGGCCATGTTGATCTCCTGGATATTCCTGTTATTGTTACGGGTGGAACGAAGAACTTATTTGTTATTTGTATCTGGTGCAATATTTGGCATCGCCATGATCATGACCCTGGAAAGAATTCCCTGGTAG